The DNA region GTGCACAAGTGTCTGAATTGCATAGTGGTTTTATTGTGAATGTTGATAATGCTACGGCAGCAGATGTACTTGGATTAATTGCTCTAGTACAGAATAAGGTAAGGGAAAACTTTGGAGTAGATTTACAAACAGAAGTTAGAATAATTGGAGAAGAGTAAAGGTTTTGCACATAAGAGGAGATGATAAAATGAGATTTGTAATAATCACAGGCTTATCTGGAGCTGGAAAAAGTCAGGCAGTTAAATATTTGGAAGACTTCGGCTTTTATTGTATAGATAATTTACCTCCTACTTTAATTCCTAAATTCGCAGAGTTATGCCATCAGTCTCAAGGTGCTCTTGATAAGGTGGCATTAGTTATAGATATTCGAGGTGGTATGTTTTTTGATGACCTTTTTACTAGTTTAGAAAGTTTGGAAGCATTAGGCTATAAATACGAGATTTTATTTTTAGATGCTAGCGATAATGCTTTAATTAAGAGGTTTAAGGAGACAAGAAGAAATCACCCCTTATCAGGAGACGGATCTATTTCGAAAGGCATTTCTCTAGAAAGAGAAAAACTTAAGGAACTTAAGGCAAGGGCAAATAATATTATAGATACTACAAATCTTAGACCAGCTCAGCTTAAAGATGAATTAACGAATATTTATGTTGAAGGCAATGAGTCGAACAATTTAATTATCTCCATTGTATCATTTGGGTTTAAACATGGGGTACCATTAGATGCAGACTTGGTTTTCGATGTTAGGTTTTTGCCAAACCCATTTTATATTGAAGAGCTTAGAAATTTTACAGGTAATGATACAAAAGTTAGAGAATATGTTATGAATTCTCCTGTTAGTGTGGAGTTTTCCAATAAATTAAATGATATGATTAGCTTTTTAATTCCACAATATATAAAAGAAGGTAAAAATCAATTAGTTATTGCTATTGGATGTACAGGAGGAATGCATAGATCAGTTACTATTGCCCATGTACTTTATAATTATCTAAAAGAAAAAGGATATAGAGTGCTTATGAATCACCGAGATTCAAGTTTATCTGTAGGAAGGAAAGGATAGAGCAATGAAACTGATTCATTGGCTAAAACCAGGCTTAAAAATTAAAAGATGGGTATTATGTGGACTGATAGGAGTATTTCTAATAGCTATATCTATATCCTATTATTTATTTGAACTTAATTTGCTATTTAATAATTGGCTTAGAATATTATTGGGTATAGTAGGACTGATTATATTGTTTTTTTCCTTAAGACAAGGAGTTATTTCAATTTTAGACCTAGTATATCATCCACCTACATTAACAGGGAAAAACGATGGTAGTAAGCTAGATAAAAAAATATATGATAAAAAGATTTTGGCTCGCGGACCTAAAATTGTTGTGATTGGTGGAGGGACAGGACTTTCAGTTTTACTTAGAGGATTGAAACTTTTTACGTCTAATATTACAGCTATTGTTACTGTTGCTGATGATGGTGGTGGTTCTGGAAAGCTAAGGGAGGATTTAGGTATGCTTCCTCCAGGTGATATTAGAAACTGTATACTGGCTTTGGCAGACATGGAACCTACTATGGAACAACTTTTGCAATATAGATTTGAAGAAGGAAATTTAAAAGGTCAAAGTTTTGGAAATCTACTCATTGCATCTATGAATGGTATAAGTGGTAATTTCGAAGAAGCTATTAAGAAAATAAGCGATGTTTTAGCAGTAACGGGGAAGGTTTTACCTGTTACCCTTAGAAATATTACATTGTATGCTAAGCTTAAAAATGGAACGGTTGTTAAGGGAGAGTCCAATATACCCGTAAAAAGTCTAGAGGAAAATAGCCCTATAGAAAAAGTTTTTATTAAACCGAAGGAAGCAGAAACTATTAAAGAAGCGATAGATGCTATTGAAGATGCTGATATAGTTCTATTGGGTCCAGGAAGTCTATATACCAGTGTTATACCTAATTTACTTGTAAAGAATATTAAAGAAAGCTTAAACAAGACTAAGGCACTTAAAGTGTATATTACTAATGTAATGACTCAGCCAGGAGAAACTACTGGCTACACCGTATATTCATATGTAAATGCATTGCTAAATCATTGGCCAGATGGCTCTATTGATTATGTAATAGCTAATACAGGTATGATTAATAACATCATTAGTCAAAAATATGAAACAGAAGGTGCAGAAGTTACTAAACTAACACAAGAAGATAGAGATAAACTAAATGATATGGGTATTAAATTAATTACAGAAGATTTAATAGACATAAAAAAGGATTATGTAAGACATGATGCAATAAAATTATCCAAGATTATTATTAATTTGGTACTACAGTGGAAAGTTGCAAATGATAGAAATCGTATAATAGATTATTTTTATATACGGGAACTTATAAAGAAAATTTACTAAACTCCTTTTATTATGAGGAGTTTTTCTGATTTTTATGAATGTATTTCGACTAAATATTGAAAACTATAAGTTAATATGGTAACTTATTAATATAATAAAAACAGAATTGAGTATAAGGTATATAATAATACAAAAGAGCAGTTTGAATATAAAGGAGTGGAGGGTGTGCGTGAGGAAATAAGTGCTGGTGGTGTTGTTGTTTTTGGGAATACCATATTACTTTTGAAGAAATATAACGGCGACTGGGTACTTCCAAAGGGCAAGGTAGAACTAGACGAAACCTTTGAACAAACTGCTACCAGGGAAGTTTATGAAGAAGCTTCTGTTAAAGTAGAAGTAATTCGATATCTTGGTAAAATACATTATACCTATAAAAATAATTGGGAAGATAATAATGTTATTAACAAAACTGTTCATTGGTTTTTAATGCAATCTAGATCTATGGATTGTATACCTTTAAGAGAAGAAGGGTTTATTGATGCAAAATTTATTCATATGAATAGATCTGTTGATTTAGCGAAATATGATGATGAAAAAGAAATTATTATAAAGGCTATAGAAGAATATAATAAGACCTCACAGAATTAGTGAGGTCTTACATTAAAATAGATTATTAAAAGGTTGTGGTGTTATGTCATTTTCAGCCAAGACTAAGGGCGAGCTTGCTAGAATTTATTCTGATGAACCTTGCTGTCAATTAGCCGAATTAGCAGCTTTAATTAGGATGTGTGGTACTCTACAGTTAGTAGGAGGAGCACAAAAATTAAATATTAAATTAACTACAGAGAATCCAGCAATTGCAAGAAAGTTATTTAAATTATTTAAAGATATATATAAAATACATATTGAAGTAATGGTAAGAAGAAATCCTAGATTAAGAAAGAACAATCATTATCTGATGGTTGTTACGCATAATATGGGTAGTAAGATGATTTTAGAAGATATTGAGATTTTAAAAAAGGATACTAGTTCCTTTGATATCTCCTATGGAGCTCCTGTTGGTTTGCTAGAAAAAAGATGCTGTAAGAGAGCATATTTACGTGGAGCATTTTTAGGTGGAGGCTCTGTTAGCGATCCAGAAAAAACCTATCATTTAGAGTTCGTAACTCATAGCTCAGATCATAGCGAGTCTTTAAAAGATCTAATAAATAGCTTTCAGTTAAATGCAAAGATAGTAGAACGTAAGGGAAATTATGTAGTTTATTTAAAAGAAGGAGATCAAGTAGTAGACCTATTGAATATTATAGAAGCCCATAGTGCCCTACTAGATTTAGAAAATGTAAGAATTTATAAACAGATGAGAAATGATGTAAATCGTATTGTTAATTGTGAGACAGCTAACTTAAGTAAAATAGTAGATGCGGCTATTAGACAAATTGAAAATATACAATACATTAAGGATACAGTAGGATTGGGATATTTACCTGTAAACTTACGAGATATTGCAGAGCTTAGGTTAGAATATCAAGAGGCTAGCTTAAAGGAATTAGGTGAGATGTTAAATCCAACTATCGGAAAATCAGGAGTAAACCATCGTCTTAGAAAAATAGATGAAATAGCCACCAAACTACAAGAAGGTAAGAAGTAAAAAAATTAAAAATATTTAACAATTGATAAAAGTTATGTATTAATTGTCCTGAAATATAGAAGAAAGCTTGTTTGTAGCTTTCTTTTTTTGTTGCAGAAGGTATAATTTCATATCTATTAGAGCAGATGAATTTTGAGAAATTTTTGACCTTACCAAGCTTAGTTGTTATAATATTCTTAATAGTATGGGAGGAGTGATTTTTTGATTAATAATATTGATATCTCAAATGCAATGACTATTAAGCTAGATAATGTACTTCCAGAAATGCCTAAATTCATTGAAGGTATTAGAAGGGCACCAGATAGGGGATTTAAATTAAGTAAAGAGCAGACAGAAACTGCCCTTAAAAATGCTCTAAGATATGTGCCAGAAGAGTTACATGAAACTTTAGCACCAGAGTTTTTAGAGGAACTTATGACAATGGGAAGAATCTATGGATATAGATTCAGACCAGAAGGACATATAAAGGGAAGACCTATACATGAATATAAGGGGAACTGTATAGAAGGTAAAGCTTTTCAAGTAATGATAGATAATAATTTAGATTTTGATGTAGCCCTTTATCCATACGAGCTAGTAACCTATGGAGAGACAGGAAGTGTATTTCAAAATTGGATGCAATATAGATTAATTAAAAAATATTTAGAGGTAATGACAGATCATCAAACCTTAGTGATTGAGTCCGGACATCCATTAGGACTATTCAGATCAAAGCCAGACAGTCCTAGAGTTATAATTACAAATGCTTTAATGATAGGAATGTTCGATAACCTGAATGATTGGGAAATAGCAGAGCAAATGGGAGTAGCTAACTATGGACAAATGACAGCTGGAGGATGGATGTACATTGGTCCTCAAGGAATTGTACATGGAACCTTTAATACATTGTTAAATGCAGGAAGATTAAAGTTTGGTATGGGACCTGATGAGGATTTAAAAGGAAAGCTTTTCATAAGCTCAGGACTTGGAGGAATGAGTGGTGCTCAACCTAAGGCCATGGAAATAGCAAACGGTGTTTCTATTATTGCTGAAGTTGATTATTCAAGAATAAGGACAAGACATGACCAAGGATGGGTAAATCGATATTCAGCAGATTTAGAAGAAATATTTAATATTGCGAAAGAATATTTAGATAAGAAGGAACCAATTTCAATCGCTTATCATGGCAATATTGTAGATTTATTAGATTATGTTGTTAAAAATAATATAAAAGTAGAGCTTCTATCAGATCAAACCTCTTGCCATGCTGTTTATGATGGCGGATATTGTCCACAAGGACTAAACTTTGATGAGAGAACAGAAATGCTTAAAAAAGATAGAGAACAATTTAAAAATCGAGTAGATGAAACCTTAAGAACCCATTTTAAACTTATTAAAACCTTAGTAGAAAGAGGAACTTATTTCTTTGACTATGGTAATTCATTTATGAAGGCTATATATGATGCAGGAGTAAAGGAAATTTCTAAAAATGGAGTAGATGAAAAAGACGGCTTTATTTTCCCATCCTATGTTGAGGATATTATGGGACCAGAGTTATTTGACTATGGATATGGGCCTTTCCGTTGGGTTTGTTTAAGTGGAAACCATGAAGACTTAATTAAGACAGATAAAGCTGCAATGGACTGTATTGATCCAAATAGAAGAGGTCAGGATAGAGATAACTATGTATGGATTAGAGATGCAGAACAAAATAAATTGGTAGTAGGAACCCAGGCAAGAATACTCTATCAAGATGCTATGGGAAGAACAAAGATAGCATTGAAGTTTAATGAGATGGTACGAAATAGAGAAGTAGGCCCTATTATGCTAGGTAGAGATCACCACGATGTTAGTGGTACAGACTCTCCATTTAGAGAGACAGCTAATATTAAAGATGGAAGCAATGTTATGGCAGATATGGCTACCCAATGCTTTGCTGGAAATGCTGCAAGGGGTATGAGCTTAATAGCACTGCATAACGGTGGTGGAGTAGGTATTGGTAAATCTATTAATGGTGGTTTTGGAATGGTACTAGATGGAAGTGAGAGGGTGGATAACATATTAAAGTCTGCCATGCCATGGGACGTAATGGGTGGAGTGGCAAGAAGAGCCTGGGCAAGAAATGAAAATTCAATTACTACCAGTATGGAGTATAATAAAAATAATGAAGGAACTGATCATATTACTATACCTTATATACCTAAGGAAGAATTGGTTAAAAATTTAGTTGAATCTGCTTTTGCAAAAAAGTAATTTAAATAATATAGCTGAAAGGGTGGACGAAATGAGCAATGTAAAAAAGATAGTTCAATGTGTACCTAATTTTAGTGAGGGAAGAGATTTAGAAAAAATAGAAAGAATAATAAATCCTTTTAGAGGTAAAGAAGGAGTTAAACTTTTAGACTATAGTAATGACTTTGACCACAATAGGGCAGTCGTTACTGTAGTAGGTGAGCCGGAAGCTGTAAAGGCAGCTGTTATTGAGGCCATGGGGATAGCAATTAAGGAGATAGATATGACAAAGCACGAAGGTCAGCACCCTAGAATGGGAGCTATAGATGTTGTGCCGTTTATTCCTATTAAAAATATGACCATGGAGGAAGCTGTTGAACTGGCAAAGGAAGTAGGCAAAGAAGCTTGGGAGAAGCACAAGCTACCAATTTTCCTTTATGAGAAGGCCGCTTCAAGCCCTGCTAGAGAAAACTTAGCTACTGTTAGAAAAGGACAGTTTGAAGGTATGGCTGAAAAGGTTAAAGATCCAGACTGGGCACCAGACTTTGGAGAAAACAATATACATCCAACCGCAGGTATAACTGCTGTGGGAGCTAGAATGCCACTAGTAGCATTTAATGTTAATATAGACACTCCAAATATAGAAATTGCGAACAAAATTGCTAAAAATGTAAGACATTTAACTGGAGGACTTAGATATTGTAAAGGTATAGGTATAGACCTAAAGGAACGTGGAATTGTTCAAGTTTCCATGAATATGACTGATTATACAAAAACTGCATTATATCGTGCATTTGAGCTTATTAAAATAGAGGCTAGACGCTATGGCGTAAATGTAGTTGGAAGTGAAATAATAGGATTGTTACCAATGGAAGCTTTGATAGACACAGCAGTTTACTATTTAGGTGTAGAAGACTTTTCAATGGATCAGGTACTTGAGTCTAGGATGATGGAATAGAGTAGTCAAGTAAGCAGGGGTTATCTTTATAGGTAACTTCTGTTTTTCTTTGTAAGTTTTTATCCAATACATTATAATAGAAGTAACATAAGATAATTAAAATATGAAAAATTATAGTTTTTTCGTTTTTAGAATAAGTGAGGTGAACTAAAAATGGACAGTAACTTTGTTCATCTACATGTCCATACAGAATATAGTCTTCTTGATGGTTTTACTGTTATAGATAAGGTGATGGATAGGGTAAAGGAATTGGGAATGAATGCTATAGCAATTACTGACCATGGTACTATGTTTGGTGTAGTGGACTTTTATAAAGCGGCAAAGAAAAAAGGAATAAAGCCTATAATAGGCTGTGAGGTATATACTGCACCTAGAAAAATGGTGGATAAGGATCCACAAAAAGATAAATACCAAGGTCATCTTGTATTACTAGCTAAAAACCAAGAGGGTTATCAAAATATAATTAAACTAGTATCTAATGGATTCTTGGAAGGATTTTATTATAAACCACGAATAGATTATGACGAACTTTCGAAGTATAGTAAAGGGATAATTGCCCTAAGTGCTTGCTTAGCAGGGGACATCCAGCAGCTTTTACTTCAAGATCAATATGAGAGTGCTAAAAGCTTGGCTCTGCGACTTAAAGATATGTTTGAAGAAGATAGCTTTTATTTAGAGCTACAGGATCATAATATGCAAGAGCAGAAACAGGTTAATTTAGGTTTAGTAAAACTTAGTAAAGAAACAGGTATTCCATTAGTGGCCACTAACGATATCCACTATATAAATAAGGAAGATGCACAGGCGCACGACATTTTACTTTGCATACAAACAGGGAAAATAATAGAAGATGAGGAACGTATGAAGTTTCCTAATGATCAATTTTACTTAAAATCTCCAGAAGAGATGAAGGAACTTTTTGCCTTTGCACCAGAGGCTATATATAATACAGTAAAAATTGCAGAGCGGTGCAATTTGGATTTTGATTTTAATACAATCCATTTACCAGAATATGAAGTACCTAATAATATCTCTAAAGCAGACTATTTGAGAACAATCTGTTTTCAAGGGCTTAAGGCTCGATATAATCCAATAACAGAGGAGTTAGAGGAGCGTTTAAATGAAGAACTTTCTATTATTGAAAAAATGGGCTATGTGGAATACTTCCTTATAGTTTGGGATTTTATTAAATATGCAAAGGATAATAAAATACCAGTAGGACCTGGTAGGGGTAGTGCAGCAGGAAGTATTGTTGCTTATACCTTAGGTATAACCGATGTTGACCCAATTAAATATAATCTTATTTTCGAACGTTTTTTAAATCCAGAAAGAATATCTATGCCAGATATAGATATAGATTTTTGTTATGAAAGACGAGAAGAAGTTATAGATTACGTAAAGCAAAAATATGGAGAAGATAAGGTGGCGCAAATAATCACATTTGGAACTATGGCGGCAAGGGCTGCCATTAGAGACGTTGGTCGTGTTATTAATATGCCATATAATGAAGTAGATAAAATAGCTAAGCAAATTCCCTTTGCTATAGGTATGACAATAGATAAAGCCCTGAATATGAATCCTGAATTAAAGAATATATATGAAGAAGATAGACAAGGGAAATATCTAATAGATATGGCTAAAAGGCTAGAGGGAATGCCAAGACATGCATCTACCCATGCTGCTGGTGTAGTAATAGCTAAAAAGCCATTAAAGGAGCATGTGCCCTTATACGTCCATGATAATAATAGTACCACCCAATTTACTATGGGAACATTGGAGGAGCTAGGACTGCTCAAGATGGATTTTCTAGGTTTAAGGACGTTAACAGTAATTAAAGACGCCCTAGAGCTTATTGAAAAGAACCATGGTGTTAAAATTGATTTTGCAAATTGTAGCTATGAGGATGAAAAGGTTTATGACTTAATTAGTAGAGGAGAAACATTAGGTCTATTTCAACTTGAAAGTGCTGGAATGATTCAATTTTTGAAGGAGCTAAAACCAAATTGCTTTGAGGATATTATTGCAGGAATTTCATTGTATCGCCCGGGCCCCATGGATTCTATACCTAAATATATAGAGAATAAAAATAAGCCTGAGGCTATTGAATACATGCATGAAAGTCTAGAACCTATATTGAATGTTACCTATGGTTGTATGGTGTACCAAGAGCAAGTTATGCAGATAGTAAGGGATTTGGCTGGATATAGCTATGGTAGATCTGACATTGTAAGAAGAGCCATGGGTAAAAAGAAAATGGATGTAATGGAAGAGGAAAGGAAAAACTTTATATATGGCATAACAAATGAAAAGGGAGAAGTGGAGGTTCCTGGGTGTATACGAAATGGTGTGCCAGAGAAAGTAGCAAACAAAATATATGATGAAATGATTGACTTTGCCAACTATGCTTTTAATAAATCCCATGCGGCTGCCTATGCAGTTTTAGCCTATCAAACTGCTTATTTAAAGTGCTACTACAAGGTAGAGTTTATGGCGGCTCTTATGACTAGCGTTATGGGTAATACATCAAAGGTAGTTCAATACATTCAAGATTGTAAAAGACAAGGGATAGAAGTATTGCCGCCTAGTATTAATAAGAGTGAAGCTAAGTTTACCGTTGAAGGAGAAGGCATAAGATTTGCCCTAGGTGCTGTTAAAAACGTAGGTATAGGTATGATAAATAGTCTGGTTAA from Alkaliphilus flagellatus includes:
- the rapZ gene encoding RNase adapter RapZ — encoded protein: MRFVIITGLSGAGKSQAVKYLEDFGFYCIDNLPPTLIPKFAELCHQSQGALDKVALVIDIRGGMFFDDLFTSLESLEALGYKYEILFLDASDNALIKRFKETRRNHPLSGDGSISKGISLEREKLKELKARANNIIDTTNLRPAQLKDELTNIYVEGNESNNLIISIVSFGFKHGVPLDADLVFDVRFLPNPFYIEELRNFTGNDTKVREYVMNSPVSVEFSNKLNDMISFLIPQYIKEGKNQLVIAIGCTGGMHRSVTIAHVLYNYLKEKGYRVLMNHRDSSLSVGRKG
- a CDS encoding gluconeogenesis factor YvcK family protein — its product is MKLIHWLKPGLKIKRWVLCGLIGVFLIAISISYYLFELNLLFNNWLRILLGIVGLIILFFSLRQGVISILDLVYHPPTLTGKNDGSKLDKKIYDKKILARGPKIVVIGGGTGLSVLLRGLKLFTSNITAIVTVADDGGGSGKLREDLGMLPPGDIRNCILALADMEPTMEQLLQYRFEEGNLKGQSFGNLLIASMNGISGNFEEAIKKISDVLAVTGKVLPVTLRNITLYAKLKNGTVVKGESNIPVKSLEENSPIEKVFIKPKEAETIKEAIDAIEDADIVLLGPGSLYTSVIPNLLVKNIKESLNKTKALKVYITNVMTQPGETTGYTVYSYVNALLNHWPDGSIDYVIANTGMINNIISQKYETEGAEVTKLTQEDRDKLNDMGIKLITEDLIDIKKDYVRHDAIKLSKIIINLVLQWKVANDRNRIIDYFYIRELIKKIY
- a CDS encoding NUDIX hydrolase, whose protein sequence is MREEISAGGVVVFGNTILLLKKYNGDWVLPKGKVELDETFEQTATREVYEEASVKVEVIRYLGKIHYTYKNNWEDNNVINKTVHWFLMQSRSMDCIPLREEGFIDAKFIHMNRSVDLAKYDDEKEIIIKAIEEYNKTSQN
- the whiA gene encoding DNA-binding protein WhiA → MSFSAKTKGELARIYSDEPCCQLAELAALIRMCGTLQLVGGAQKLNIKLTTENPAIARKLFKLFKDIYKIHIEVMVRRNPRLRKNNHYLMVVTHNMGSKMILEDIEILKKDTSSFDISYGAPVGLLEKRCCKRAYLRGAFLGGGSVSDPEKTYHLEFVTHSSDHSESLKDLINSFQLNAKIVERKGNYVVYLKEGDQVVDLLNIIEAHSALLDLENVRIYKQMRNDVNRIVNCETANLSKIVDAAIRQIENIQYIKDTVGLGYLPVNLRDIAELRLEYQEASLKELGEMLNPTIGKSGVNHRLRKIDEIATKLQEGKK
- a CDS encoding urocanate hydratase, giving the protein MINNIDISNAMTIKLDNVLPEMPKFIEGIRRAPDRGFKLSKEQTETALKNALRYVPEELHETLAPEFLEELMTMGRIYGYRFRPEGHIKGRPIHEYKGNCIEGKAFQVMIDNNLDFDVALYPYELVTYGETGSVFQNWMQYRLIKKYLEVMTDHQTLVIESGHPLGLFRSKPDSPRVIITNALMIGMFDNLNDWEIAEQMGVANYGQMTAGGWMYIGPQGIVHGTFNTLLNAGRLKFGMGPDEDLKGKLFISSGLGGMSGAQPKAMEIANGVSIIAEVDYSRIRTRHDQGWVNRYSADLEEIFNIAKEYLDKKEPISIAYHGNIVDLLDYVVKNNIKVELLSDQTSCHAVYDGGYCPQGLNFDERTEMLKKDREQFKNRVDETLRTHFKLIKTLVERGTYFFDYGNSFMKAIYDAGVKEISKNGVDEKDGFIFPSYVEDIMGPELFDYGYGPFRWVCLSGNHEDLIKTDKAAMDCIDPNRRGQDRDNYVWIRDAEQNKLVVGTQARILYQDAMGRTKIALKFNEMVRNREVGPIMLGRDHHDVSGTDSPFRETANIKDGSNVMADMATQCFAGNAARGMSLIALHNGGGVGIGKSINGGFGMVLDGSERVDNILKSAMPWDVMGGVARRAWARNENSITTSMEYNKNNEGTDHITIPYIPKEELVKNLVESAFAKK
- the ftcD gene encoding glutamate formimidoyltransferase, which codes for MSNVKKIVQCVPNFSEGRDLEKIERIINPFRGKEGVKLLDYSNDFDHNRAVVTVVGEPEAVKAAVIEAMGIAIKEIDMTKHEGQHPRMGAIDVVPFIPIKNMTMEEAVELAKEVGKEAWEKHKLPIFLYEKAASSPARENLATVRKGQFEGMAEKVKDPDWAPDFGENNIHPTAGITAVGARMPLVAFNVNIDTPNIEIANKIAKNVRHLTGGLRYCKGIGIDLKERGIVQVSMNMTDYTKTALYRAFELIKIEARRYGVNVVGSEIIGLLPMEALIDTAVYYLGVEDFSMDQVLESRMME
- a CDS encoding DNA polymerase III subunit alpha, translated to MDSNFVHLHVHTEYSLLDGFTVIDKVMDRVKELGMNAIAITDHGTMFGVVDFYKAAKKKGIKPIIGCEVYTAPRKMVDKDPQKDKYQGHLVLLAKNQEGYQNIIKLVSNGFLEGFYYKPRIDYDELSKYSKGIIALSACLAGDIQQLLLQDQYESAKSLALRLKDMFEEDSFYLELQDHNMQEQKQVNLGLVKLSKETGIPLVATNDIHYINKEDAQAHDILLCIQTGKIIEDEERMKFPNDQFYLKSPEEMKELFAFAPEAIYNTVKIAERCNLDFDFNTIHLPEYEVPNNISKADYLRTICFQGLKARYNPITEELEERLNEELSIIEKMGYVEYFLIVWDFIKYAKDNKIPVGPGRGSAAGSIVAYTLGITDVDPIKYNLIFERFLNPERISMPDIDIDFCYERREEVIDYVKQKYGEDKVAQIITFGTMAARAAIRDVGRVINMPYNEVDKIAKQIPFAIGMTIDKALNMNPELKNIYEEDRQGKYLIDMAKRLEGMPRHASTHAAGVVIAKKPLKEHVPLYVHDNNSTTQFTMGTLEELGLLKMDFLGLRTLTVIKDALELIEKNHGVKIDFANCSYEDEKVYDLISRGETLGLFQLESAGMIQFLKELKPNCFEDIIAGISLYRPGPMDSIPKYIENKNKPEAIEYMHESLEPILNVTYGCMVYQEQVMQIVRDLAGYSYGRSDIVRRAMGKKKMDVMEEERKNFIYGITNEKGEVEVPGCIRNGVPEKVANKIYDEMIDFANYAFNKSHAAAYAVLAYQTAYLKCYYKVEFMAALMTSVMGNTSKVVQYIQDCKRQGIEVLPPSINKSEAKFTVEGEGIRFALGAVKNVGIGMINSLVNTRELSGDFTNFLDFCQRVESKDINKRAVESLIKCGSFDAMGANRAQLLSSYETIMDSIQQEKRRKINGQIDLFQINEEIDVSINQINLPNIKEFNEKIRLSMEKEVVGIYISGHPLSEFEKELENIVTVNSYELSQAMDNLEESTLKDGQSIVVGGMITEVNTKITRNNQLMAFIVLEDLFGTIECIVFPKTFKYYNNLVHEESFVFLEGTLSIKEEEQPKILVNTINPLVKVSETDLKDLGKKNGNKLFIKIRYKKDWHLIEAIKPTLRKYKGDVPIIIYIEESNERLQSDRGLWVDLNEDIMNELVSFFGKENIKVV